The segment ATGTCGGCGCCGGTGGGCAGCGCGTTCAGCCAGGCGATGCCGACCCGGGTGGGCTGAGCCGCGCCGAACAGGGCCGGAACCGTGTTCCTCGCATTGCGCAGCTGATGCTTGCGGCCCTGCACGACCAGGTGGATGTCGTCGCCCGTGGTGACCAGCAGACCGCGATCGCCGATTGCCGCGCCGGCCGGCCCGGGGGAGGCGACGAGCAGCACCGACGGCGGGTCGCCGCCGCCCGGAACCGTGCACATCGTCCATGGCAGACGGACCTGACGGCCCGCCTCGGGCAGCGAGTCGGGCGCGCCCGCGATGCCGATCGTGACACCCCGCGGCACGTCGGTGAGCTCCTTCGCCGACACCCGGTACACCGGCGGATCGGGGCGGCCCGCGGCCAGTTTCGCCGAGGCGAAGTTGAGCGTCGGGTTCAAACGATTGCGCAGGTAGACGAAGGTTGCGCCGGTCTCCCGCTCGACCACCACGGTGCCGTCGGCGCGCCACCGGTCGGTGCCGGTGCGGGTCAGGATGCCGTAGATCCCGAACCCGGCGGCCACCAGGATCGCCACCATCAGCCCGGCGAAGAGCGCCCCGATCCCGCGGCGCAGCGGCGACTGGGCCGGATCGGTCTCGCGCATCACGAACGCCGAGATGACCCGCTGGTTCATGAACTGGTACGACTGCAGTTGATCGCGGCGCGACGTCACCGGGCCTCACCCGCCGAACGAGGCGAACAGCCCGCGGATGTCGTCGAACAGCCCGATGACCGCGCAGGCCAGCGGGATCAACGCCATGATCGCCACCACGTCCAGGATGTCGGCAGCGCGGCCGAGGTACGGCGACGGCGGCCGCCGGCTGTAGATCAGCGCGGCAGGGAGGGCGACACCGGCGACCAGTAGCGCGCCGATGAGCAGCACGAAACCGGACACCGCGCCGCTCAGCACCGGGCCGATCCCCAGCCCGGCCAGGCCCACCAGGCCGGCCACCAGCAGCGGCGAGCGCTGCTGCGGGGTGGGCAGCAGCCGGGCACGCAACAGCAGCGCGCTCACCGCGGCGACCATGAGGAGTACGGCGGACGTGCTCGGCCCCGACATCGCCAGGAACGTCATCGCGACGATGCTGCACAGCGCGGCCGACAGCAGCAGGCCGGTCAGCACCTCACCGGCCCGGACGACGGCCGAGAAGACGTCCTCCCGGCGAGGCATCGGTTTGTCCTTGAGGATCTCCTCCGCCCGGTTCGGCAGCTCCGGGAACGGCAGCCGCCCGAGCCAGCCGGCCAGCACCGGATAGGCCGGGAGCAGCCCGATCGCGGTGGTCAGCGCGACCGCGGCGGCGCCGTCGGCGGAGACCCCGGCCAGGGTCAGCATCGAGGCGAGCAGGCCGGTCAGGGCGGCCGCGATGCCCGCGACGAAGAGGCGGGACAGCCCGGCGACACCGGCGTGGCCGATCACGCTGAGCACCATCAGGGCGGCCGAGCCGAGCAGCAGGCCGGGCGCGCCGACCCCGAGGAAACCGGCGCCGGGCTCGGTGAGCAGCCAGGCGCCGCCGAAGAATGCGTACGGCAAGCCGCTCGCCGCCACCACGCCACCGGCGGACGCGTCGCTGAACGCCCGGGAGAGCAGGATGCCGGTCACCGACAGGGCCAGGGAGACGACCAGCGCGATGACGGCCGGAACGACCCACGGCGGTCCACTTGCGACCAGACCGATCAGGCCGACCAGGAGCGCGCCTGCGGCGACGGCCAGTCCACACCGCCGGGTCGCGGCGGCGCCCCAGGACCGGGCCGCCCGGCGGGAGCCGCTGGCGATCACCTCGACGACATCGTCGTACGCCAGCTCGGGCCAGTCCTCCCGGGCCGGGTTGAGGTGCAGCAGCTCGCCGTCCCGGACGCCCTGTGCGGCGAGGTTGCGATTCGGCTCCAGCGCGGCCCCGGTGGCGCGGCGCAGCACCCAGCCGCCGTTGCGCTCGGCCGGCTCGCCCAGCGCGCCCTCGGCATGCCGCAGCAGATGCGGCAGGAGCTCGGCGACCAGCATGTTGTCGGGCAGGGCCAGATCCATCCGGCGGGTCGGCGCGGCGACGGTCACCCGGGCCAAACTGGGGCCACCCGGTGTGGTCACAAGATCACCCCCCGCTACAGTCCGGTCACAACGTAGCAGCTTTGACCGATATGATGGCTACCGATCCGTCCCCGGGGGGAGCCCGTGTGACAGTCACGATCATCAAACGCGCGCCACGACGGCCCGCACCTGTCATGCCCTCCGGTGAGGTGCTGCTCGACCCGCCGCCCGAGGTGCCGCCACCCGCCGGCAAGGGCTGGACGCGGATGCTGATGATCCTGCCGATGGGCGCCGGCGCGGCGGCCATGGGCCTGATGATGGGCACCCAGCGCAGCGGCCCGATCGCCTACGTCGCCGGCGCGATGTACGGAGTGTCCATCCTCGGCATGATCGCCATGATGGCCACCAACACCACCGGTCCGGGCAAGCGCGAGATGATCGAGAACAGGCGGCAGTACCTGCGGCATCTCGCCCAGCTCCGGGCCCGGGTGCGCACCACCATCCGGCAGCAGCGGGAGGCGCTCTACTACCGCAACCCCGACCCGGAGACACTGTGGAGCTTCACCGACAGCGGCCGGCTCTGGGAACGCCGGCGCGGCGACGCCGACTTCACCGTCATCCGGATCGCGGTCGGCCCGCAGGAGGTGGCGACCCGGCTGATCCCACCGCAGACCCGCCCGATCGACGAGCTCGAGCCGCTCTGCGCGCTGGCGCTGCGTCGGTTCGTCAGCACCTACTCGGTCGTGCCGGACCTTCCGGTCTCGGTGGCGCTGCGCGACTTCTCGCACATCTACCTGCGCGGGGCGGATGATCCGGCGCACGACTTCACCCGCGCGCTGCTCGCCCAGACAGCCATCTTCCACGCCCCCGACGACCTGCGGATCGGCATCTGCGTCCCGGATCATCAGCGAGGCCGCTGGGAGTGGGCGAAATGGCTGCCGCACACCCAGCACCCGGGCAAGACCGACGCGGTCGGCCCGGTCCGGCTCGTCGCGCCCAGCGTGCCCGCGCTCGAGGCGATGCTCGACGACGTGCTGGTCAACCGGCCGCGGTTCGACCCGGGCGGGGCGCCCGCCGGTGGCCCGCACGTGGTGGTCGTCATCGACGGCGGCTCGACGGCCGGCTCCGACCACCTGATGACCGAGGGCGGCGTCTCCGGCGTCACCATCCTCGACCTCTCGGTGCCGCCGCCCCGCCTGCTCGACGACAGCTCGGTGGTCCTGGAGATCGCGGCGGACGGCACGGTCACCGGCACCACGATGGACGGGGTGACCGAGGTCGGCCGGGCCGACGCGCTCAGCCGGCCGGAGGCCGAGGTGCTGGCCCGGGAGCTGGCTCCGCTGCGGCTGTCCGCCACCGCGCCGGGGGACCGGGCCGGTGAGGCGGGCGCCCAGGACATGGGGCTGGCCGAGCTGCTGGAGCAGGACGATCCGTACCAGATCGATCTCACCGAGCTGTGGGCCAGCCGGCCCAACCGGGACCGGCTGCGGGTCCCGATCGGCGTCAACCTCGACGGCCGGCCGATCGAGCTGGACCTGAAGGAGTCCGCGCAGGACGGCATGGGCCCGCACGGCCTGCTGGTCGGCGCGACCGGCTCCGGCAAGTCCGAGCTGCTGCGGACGCTCGTGCTGGCTCTCGGCCTGACCCACGACCCGGAGATCCTCAACTTCGTGCTGGTCGACTTCAAGGGCGGCGCCACCTTCTCCTCCCTCGACCGGCTGCCGCACACCGCCGCGATGATCACCAACCTGGAGGACGAGCTTCCGCTGGTCGACCGGATGCTCGGCGCCATCCAGGGCGAGCTCACCCGGCGGCAGGAGCTGCTGCGCAAGGCGGGCAACTACGCCTCGCAGCGCGACTACGAGCGGGCGAGGTCAGCGGGGGTGCCGCTCGCTCCGCTGCCCAGCCTGCTGTTCATCGTCGACGAGTTCTCCGAGCTGCTCAGCGCCCGGCCCGACTTCATCGACATGTTCGTCCAGATCGGACGGGTGGGCCGGTCGCTCGGCATCCACCTGCTGCTCGCCTCGCAGAAACTCGAGGAGGGACGGCTGCGGGGGCTGGAGTCGCACCTGTCGTACCGGATCGGGTTGCGGACCTTCTCGTCGATGGAGAGCCGGGCGGTGCTGGGGGCGCCGGATGCGTACGAGTTGCCCCGCTCGCCCGGCCACGGCTATCTGCGCACCGGCACCGAGGGACTGGTGCGGTTCCGCGCCGCCTACGTCTCCGGTGCGGTCCGGCGGGACGGCGAGACCGGGGGCGGAGGCGGGCGTGCCGGCAACCCGATCCGTGACTTCTCCACCTTCTATGCGGCGCCCCTGCTCGAGGAGCGACCTGTCCAGGAGGAGCCTCGCGAGGAGAAGGTGGTCGGCGACACCCTCCTCGAAGTGCTGGTCCGGCAGATGGAGGGCAAGGGCACCCCGGCGCACGAGGTGTGGCTGCCGCCGCTGGACAAGGCGCCCACCCTCGGCCAGATGCTGCCGCCCGCGATCGCGATGCCGGACCGGGGACTCACCGTCGACGCCGCGGAACGCTTTGGGGCGCTGCACGCCCTCGGCGGCATCATCGACAAACCGTTCGACCAGCGGCGCGATCCGATGTGGCTGGACCTGTCCGGGGCGTCCGGCAACGTGGTCGTGGTCGGTTCCGCGCAATCCGGCAAATCGAATCTGTTGCGGACCCTGATCGCCAGTCTCGCCCTCACCCATACGCCACGTGAGGTGCAGTTCTACGGGCTCGACTTCGGTGGTGGGCCGATCAGTGGGCTCACCGACCTGCCGCACGTGGGCGGGGTGGCGACCCGGCGGGACGTGGACCGGGTTCGGCGTACCATCGCCGAGCTGCACGGGCTGATGCGGGCGCGGGAGGAACTGTTCGCCCGGCAGAACGTGGAGGGCGCGGCGGCGTACCGGCGGGGCAAGGCACAGGGCCGGTTCGCTGAGGACCCGTTCGGCGACGTCTTCCTGGTGGTGGACGGCTGGTCGACGCTGCGCTCCGAGTTCGAGGACCTCGAGGCGACCGTGCACGAGCTGGCCAACCGCGGGCTCGGCTTCGGCATCCACATCCTGGCCGCCACCAACCGCTGGATGGACATCCGCCCGCAGATCCGCGACGTCTTCGGCACCCGCCTCGAGCTGCGGCTCGGCGAACCCGGCGACTCGGTGATCAACCGGCGGGAGGCGGTGAACGTGCCGGACAAGGCGCCCGGTCGCGGCCTCACCCCGGACGGGCACCACTTCCTCGCCGCGCTGCCCCGCATCGACCGCGAGCAGCGCGTCGACGACCTCGCCGACGCGGTCACCGACCTGGTCAAGGCCGCCACCGAGCACTGGACCGGGCCGCCCGCCCCGCGCGTCCGGCTGCTCCCGGCCGAGCTGCCCTTCGAGGCGCTGCCACCGGCGCAGGGCCCGACGGTCCCGATCGGCATCGCCGAAGCCGACCTGCAGCCGGTCTGGCTCGACTTCGACTCCGAGCCGCACGCCCTGCTCTTCGGCGACGTGGAAAGCGGCAAGAGTTCGTTCCTGCGCAGCCTGGCCCGCTCGATCACCGCCGCCAACACCCCCGCCGAGGCCCGGCTGCTGCTGGTCGACCTGCGCCGCAGCCTGCTCGGCTGCGTCCCGGCCGAACACACCATCGGGTACGGCAGCTCGCACCAGATCACCGCCGACCTGATCAACCAGGTGGCGGTCGCGATGCGGGAACGCCTCCCCGGGCCGGACGTCACACCGGAGATGCTCCGCGACCGCAGCTGGTGGAAAGGCCCACAGCTCTACGTGCTGGTCGACGACTTCGACCTGGTCGCCAGCGTCCAGCCGAACCCGTTGACGCCCCTGCTCGAATTCCTGCCGCAGGCCCGCGACATCGGGCTGCACGTGGTCATCACCCGGCGCATCGGCGGCGCGGCGCGAGCCATGTTCGACCCGGTGATCGGCCGGATCCGGGAGCTCGCGTCGCCCGGCATCATGATGTCCGGGCCGCGCGAGGAAGGCCCGCTCTTCGGCACGATCAAACCGCAGCCGCTGCCGGCCGGCCGGGCCTGGATGATCACCCGCAAGCACGGATCGCGGCTGGTCCAGCTCGCCTGGACGCCACCCGCCCGCTGATCCTTTTCAGCGTCGCGGCAGCCCCACATACTGCTGCTCCACCCCGGTCTGACGCAGGAACAGATGCTGCTCCATGCCGTCACCGATCAGCGCGATCATGTCGTCGGCGAGGACCTCCAGGAACTGCCCGCTCTGCGGCCGCAACCGCAAGGTCGCCGAGGCCAGCGTCGCCTCGTCACCGCCGAGCCGCTGCATCAGGACGAGCTGCGCCTCCTGCAGCGCCGCGACACCGGGTTTGTCCAGCTGCCGCAGAATGGTCAGCTGGGTATGCCACGGACCCAGCGGCGGCGAGGTCACCGGCCCGGTCATCCCCAGGTCATAAACGGTCAGCGTGGGCGTCTGCGCGGTGCCGGGCGGGAAACCGCCCTGGTCGCTGCTGAGCACGGTGAGCCGGTTGTACTGCCCGGTCGCCCGTTCCCCGAACCCCGACCAGGCCTGCGGCTCACTGGTCACCACGATCGCCCGGGCGCCGAGCGAGAACGCCCGGAAAATCAGCAGCTGCGCTGCCCAGACCCCACCCACCAGAGCGATGCGAAGCGGATCCGGCCCGAAAACCCGCAACGGTACGGGCGACTGCTGGCGATCCTGCCCCAACAACAAACCGGCCCCGGCCGGCGGCGTCACCGTCACCCGCCGCAGCCCGCCCCGCTCGATCGCATGCCACCCGATGTGCAACCGCGTCGTCCGCCCCGACGGCCCGGTGCGCTCCCGCCCCTGATCCGGCCCACCGGGCGGCCCACCACCCGGCCGCTCCGGCCCACCCGGCCGCGCCAGCGAACCCGGCGCAGCCAGCGGCGCCGACGTAAGCGGCGGCGCGGTCAACCCACGCGCTTGCCGCTCCGCCGCAGCCTGCCCGGCCCCATACTGCTCACCTTGGCCCGGCTGCCCCAGCCCCGGCTGCGCCGTTCCCGGCTGCCCCAGCCCTGCCTGCCCTAGCGCTGCCTGCCCCAGTCCTGCCTGCCCAAGCCCTGCCTGTCCCAGCCCTGCCTGCCCTAGCCCTGCCTGTCCCGGTCCTGCCTGTGCTGTTCCTGCCTGCCCTACTCCTGGCCGGCCCGGCATCGGCTGTCCCGGGATCGGCGCAGCTGCCCTTGCCACCGTCCCTGGCACCTGCTGCGGCCCGGCCCCCACCGGCCAAGCCCCGGGCGCGGGCTGCGCCTCAGCCGGCGGAAAGAGGGCTGCTCTGGGCGGGTATCCGCCACCCGACTGTGCACCGCCTCCGGCCGGCGCGCTGCCTGGCGCCGGATACCCGTGGGGTTGCGCACTCCCTTGCTGACCGACCGCGGCCGGCGGGTAGCTGCCTGGTTGGCCGGCGCCTTGTTGACCGACCACGGCCGGTGGATAGCTGCCTGGTTGGCGGTCGGCGGTTGCCGGATAGCTGCCTGGCGGGCCACTGCCGACCGGGCCCGTCGCGGCTGGCGGAAGGCCGTCTGATTGCCGGCTGCCACCCGGGGGATACGGCCCGGCGGTGGGCGGTTCTGCGGTGCCCGGCGGAAAACCGCCTCCCGGCTGTGTCCCGCCGTCCGGCGGGTAGGTGCCACGCTGGTCATCGGCCTCTCGGTCGCCCGCGGCGTCTTCAGCGCGTTTGCGGCCGGAGTGCGGCCGCCACGAACCGTCCCGGTCGGGTGGGTAGGTCATCCCGCGCCACCTCCCGTCGGTGCCGTCGCGTAAGCGGCCGGGCCGTGTTCGCCGTCCAAGGGCTGCAGTTCGGCGCCGGCCCGGCGGACGCCCTCGAGCAGCACCCGGTCCAGGGCGGCGAGGTCGGCGTCCGGGCGGGTGGCCAGCCGGATGAACGCGCGGATCGCCACGTCGTTCCCAGCGCCGGCAGTCAGCACCAGGGCCACGCTGGTCTGCGCGGCCGGGGCGGTCGCTGCCCAGGCGAAGAGCGAGCCGATCTCGGTGGCCGACGCCGGCCAGGTCTTCAACCAGTAGGTCCGGTGCACCAGCCGCGCCGACCGCCAGTGCGTCCACGTCTCGTCCAGGCCGGCGCTCTCGCCCGGCGGCGGGGCCTCCACGTCGCAGGACCGGGCCAGCAACGTCAGGAGCTCCTCGGCGTCCAGCACGCGGCCGGTGATGCCGAGCCGGCGCAGGCCGGTCGCCACCTTGCGGGCCAGGCCGGCCACCAGCTCAGCGGCCGCCTCCGGGTCGGCGGTGTGGTCCAGCAGGGCTTCAGCCAGGGTACGGGCATCGACCCGCACACTGATCGACGACTCCCGGTGCGCGGGGACCGGGGCCGGGCTGACCGCCTCCACCAACTGCCGGTACGACGACCCGGCCGGCGAAGCCGGATGCACGTCGGGGCTCGGCGCCGGGACGGTGTGGGTGACCAGTTCCAGCACCACGCCGGGCTGCTCGGTGGCGGCGAGCATGCCGATCAGCGCGTCCAACGGGATCGGCGGGGAATCGGTGTGCACCGGGGTGGCCGGCTGCAACCCGACCACGCTGAACCAGCCCGCCTCGTCCCGCGCCACCCCGACCGCGGGCCCGCCCTCTTCCGCGGCGGCGATGTCGCGAACGGTGAGCCCGGGCGCCACGGTCCGCAGGGCAGCCAGGACCGGGCCGGCGCGGGTGTCCAGCCGGGCAGTACGCCGGCGGCGATGATCCCGGGCGACCTGCCGATGCTCCAGCCACCACCGCTGCTGCCGGCGGGCGAAGAAGACCAGAAGAAGGGCTGCCGCACCCGACCCGACGATCACGGCCGGCAGCGGACCCTGCAGGGCGGCGGCGATCACCGCCAGCACGGAGGCCTCCGCGACCAGGATCTGGGCCAGACTCAACGGCCCGAGATACCCGCGCCGGGGCACGGCGCGCACGGTCGCCTCCGACCCCACCGGCGGCCCCTGCCGGCCAACCGGACGTCGCGGCGGCCCGGGCGGCGGCGGTCCAGCGGGCGGAAGCGGTCCAGCAGCCATTCCGGGCGGCGGCCGCCCCCCGGCCCGGCGGATCGGCACCGCAGCAGCGGTAGCGGTAGAGCGCCCAGCCCCAGCCTGCTGCGGCACCTCAGCCGGCCCCTGCAATGCCGGCGCCTGCACGCCGGGCGGCTCCTGCCCCCAGGGCCCGCTCTGCATCCCGGCCGGTTCCTGCCCCCAGGGCGCACCGTGCATCCCGGCCGGCTCCGGCCCCCAGGGCGCACCCTGCCCGCCGGGACCGACTTGCAGCGTGGGCAGGCCCTGAATCTCGGCATCGGGTGGGGCCTGCATGCCCGGTGGCCCGTGTTCCCAGGGCGCGCCCGGTGTCCCGGGGCCGGCTCGCATCGCGGGAGGGGTTGGCGGGTTGTGGCTGGGCGGTGCGTTGTGCTGGCCGGGCAGGTCGGTGTTGTGTGCCGGGCCTGGATAGCTCTCACCCCGATGCACCGGTCGCCTCCCCCGACGGTCCGTAGTGGACCCACTCTAGTTGCGTCACCGGACCACCGCTCGCAGGTCGTCGAGCATCAGGGTTCGCAGGTCGTCTCGGCTGGGCATTCTGCCCATCGCGCGGAGGCGGCCGGACTGGGCCTTGCGCATGCCTTCCAGCAGCTTGCGGGCCTCGCGGGCGTTGCCGAAGTTGCGATCCCGTTCGAGCCGGGAGAAATGTTCGTGCAGGGCCGCGGAGAGGCCGGCGGCGAAGACGTAGTCGTCGTTGCGGGCGATGCGATCGGCGATCATCACCAGTTCGTCGGGGCCGTAGTTCTCGAACTCCATGGTCTTGGCGAAGCGGGAGGCCAGGCCGGAGTTGGCGTCCAGGAAGTCGGCCATCTCCTTGGTGTAGCCGGCCACGATCACGGCGACCTGGTCACGGTGGTCCTCCATGAGCTTGACCAGGGTGTCGATGGCCTCCTGGCCGAAGTCTGCCGCGGCGCCGCCGGCCCGGGCCAACGTGTACGCCTCGTCGATGAAGAGCACGCCGCCCATCGCGTCCTCGAAGACCGAGGTGGTCTTCTCCGCGGTGTGCCCGATGTACTGCCCGACGAGGTCGCGCCGGGAGACCTCGCGGAACCGGCCGTTCGGCAGCACGCCCAGCGCCTTCAGCAACTGGCCGTAGATGCGGGCGACGGTCGTCTTACCGGTGCCGGGAGCGCCGGTGAAGATCAGATGGTGGCTGACCGCGCCCACGGACAGGCCGGCGCTGCGCCGCCACTCGTTCACCTGGATCTCGTCGATCAGCGCGCGGACCTCGCCTTTCACGCCGGCCAGGCCGATCATCGAGTCCAGTTCGGTCAGCAGCCGCTCCACCTCGGCGGCGTCCTGCGCGGTGGCGGCCGCGACACCGGCCTGGGGGAGACCGCCGCTCTCGCTCAACGTGACCGTGGCCTGCGCGGACGGGTCGACGTGGACGGCCGGGTCGGCGGTCTGCTCGACCCGGCACTGCTCGACGACGGCGGTGCAGCCTGGCCCGATCACGATGCCGGAGCCCGCCGTCTGGTGCACCCAGGTCTCCACGATGCGCGGGGTGCTGCCGTGCGCCACGACGATGCCCGCGTCGCCGGTGCCGGAGACGTCGCAGCGCTCGATCGTCGGACGGCCGGACTGGTAGATGTAGATCCCCCGATAGCCGCACTCGGCCACGGTGGTGCCGCGCAGGGTCGGATCGGCGCCGAGCCGCACGATCACCCCGTCGTCGGTGACCCCGCGGACCTCGCTGGCCTCGACCGTCCCGCCGGCGTCGGAGAAGACGAAACCGTGCTGGCCGCGGATCACCCGGACCTCGCCGGCGTCGACCACGGCGCCGTCGCTGGCCTGGACGCCCGCGCCGTACCCCGCGGAGAGCTCGCACCTGCGCAGCCGCAACCGGCCGCCGGCCACGGTGACCGCCGGATAGTCGCCGGAGACCAGCGCCAGACCTTCGACGGCGACCTCGCCCGCGGTCATCGCCAGCGCCGGCCCGTCCAGCCCGGTCGCGTCCACGATCGCCGAGCCCGGATCGCCGGCCGCGCGCACGGTCAGCCGGCGGCTGCCCAGCTCGATCCGCTCCTGGTAGGTGCCGGGCGCCAGGGTCACGACCGCGCCGTCGGGTGCGACCTCCAGAGCGTCACGCAGCGTCGGATAGGTGCCGGGGACCGCCAAGGTGCTGACCACGAGCGGGACTCCTTCGCGCGTGCGAGCCGGAAGGGCGTAGACCCGAGGCTATCGCTCCGCGCAGATCATGGAGGTACCCGTCGATGAACTCCGGTGACATGGCACGAGCCGGCGCCGCGGTGCGGCGCCGGCTCGTCAAGGCCGGGACGTGCTTAAGCCCGGCGGCGGCGTTTCGGCCTCGACCCGGCACCCAGCGTGCCGGGCGCGGGCGGGACGGGCTGATTCGGCGGGGGAGGTGTAGCTCGTACCCCACCTGGGTTGTCAGCGGGGGCGCTGCTGGCGGAACGCGCCCTTGCTGGGCCGCATGTTCTTGGGGATCGCGCCCTTCGGCATCTGCGGGCGTGACATCAG is part of the Actinoplanes sp. NBC_00393 genome and harbors:
- the eccB gene encoding type VII secretion protein EccB, whose translation is MTSRRDQLQSYQFMNQRVISAFVMRETDPAQSPLRRGIGALFAGLMVAILVAAGFGIYGILTRTGTDRWRADGTVVVERETGATFVYLRNRLNPTLNFASAKLAAGRPDPPVYRVSAKELTDVPRGVTIGIAGAPDSLPEAGRQVRLPWTMCTVPGGGDPPSVLLVASPGPAGAAIGDRGLLVTTGDDIHLVVQGRKHQLRNARNTVPALFGAAQPTRVGIAWLNALPTGADIAPIAVDGRGDPSAAAPGFDNGDVLVTDTGSGKQFWLILDDGRAPITPLQQAVLAAVFPGEPDEIPVNELTRIPESDALEDGNAAAQPPAAVPELAPVGAGETACAITGDAAKPPGLTVGGSPAGFADAIPTAGAESDGQPLADGVQVPAGRFELIRAPGGFLLVTDSGVRHAVPNADVVAMLGYSAANAIEVPPALVSTLPEGVTLDPAAAVRPATS
- the eccCa gene encoding type VII secretion protein EccCa; translation: MTVTIIKRAPRRPAPVMPSGEVLLDPPPEVPPPAGKGWTRMLMILPMGAGAAAMGLMMGTQRSGPIAYVAGAMYGVSILGMIAMMATNTTGPGKREMIENRRQYLRHLAQLRARVRTTIRQQREALYYRNPDPETLWSFTDSGRLWERRRGDADFTVIRIAVGPQEVATRLIPPQTRPIDELEPLCALALRRFVSTYSVVPDLPVSVALRDFSHIYLRGADDPAHDFTRALLAQTAIFHAPDDLRIGICVPDHQRGRWEWAKWLPHTQHPGKTDAVGPVRLVAPSVPALEAMLDDVLVNRPRFDPGGAPAGGPHVVVVIDGGSTAGSDHLMTEGGVSGVTILDLSVPPPRLLDDSSVVLEIAADGTVTGTTMDGVTEVGRADALSRPEAEVLARELAPLRLSATAPGDRAGEAGAQDMGLAELLEQDDPYQIDLTELWASRPNRDRLRVPIGVNLDGRPIELDLKESAQDGMGPHGLLVGATGSGKSELLRTLVLALGLTHDPEILNFVLVDFKGGATFSSLDRLPHTAAMITNLEDELPLVDRMLGAIQGELTRRQELLRKAGNYASQRDYERARSAGVPLAPLPSLLFIVDEFSELLSARPDFIDMFVQIGRVGRSLGIHLLLASQKLEEGRLRGLESHLSYRIGLRTFSSMESRAVLGAPDAYELPRSPGHGYLRTGTEGLVRFRAAYVSGAVRRDGETGGGGGRAGNPIRDFSTFYAAPLLEERPVQEEPREEKVVGDTLLEVLVRQMEGKGTPAHEVWLPPLDKAPTLGQMLPPAIAMPDRGLTVDAAERFGALHALGGIIDKPFDQRRDPMWLDLSGASGNVVVVGSAQSGKSNLLRTLIASLALTHTPREVQFYGLDFGGGPISGLTDLPHVGGVATRRDVDRVRRTIAELHGLMRAREELFARQNVEGAAAYRRGKAQGRFAEDPFGDVFLVVDGWSTLRSEFEDLEATVHELANRGLGFGIHILAATNRWMDIRPQIRDVFGTRLELRLGEPGDSVINRREAVNVPDKAPGRGLTPDGHHFLAALPRIDREQRVDDLADAVTDLVKAATEHWTGPPAPRVRLLPAELPFEALPPAQGPTVPIGIAEADLQPVWLDFDSEPHALLFGDVESGKSSFLRSLARSITAANTPAEARLLLVDLRRSLLGCVPAEHTIGYGSSHQITADLINQVAVAMRERLPGPDVTPEMLRDRSWWKGPQLYVLVDDFDLVASVQPNPLTPLLEFLPQARDIGLHVVITRRIGGAARAMFDPVIGRIRELASPGIMMSGPREEGPLFGTIKPQPLPAGRAWMITRKHGSRLVQLAWTPPAR
- a CDS encoding type VII secretion protein EccE — its product is MRAVPRRGYLGPLSLAQILVAEASVLAVIAAALQGPLPAVIVGSGAAALLLVFFARRQQRWWLEHRQVARDHRRRRTARLDTRAGPVLAALRTVAPGLTVRDIAAAEEGGPAVGVARDEAGWFSVVGLQPATPVHTDSPPIPLDALIGMLAATEQPGVVLELVTHTVPAPSPDVHPASPAGSSYRQLVEAVSPAPVPAHRESSISVRVDARTLAEALLDHTADPEAAAELVAGLARKVATGLRRLGITGRVLDAEELLTLLARSCDVEAPPPGESAGLDETWTHWRSARLVHRTYWLKTWPASATEIGSLFAWAATAPAAQTSVALVLTAGAGNDVAIRAFIRLATRPDADLAALDRVLLEGVRRAGAELQPLDGEHGPAAYATAPTGGGAG
- a CDS encoding AAA family ATPase; the encoded protein is MVSTLAVPGTYPTLRDALEVAPDGAVVTLAPGTYQERIELGSRRLTVRAAGDPGSAIVDATGLDGPALAMTAGEVAVEGLALVSGDYPAVTVAGGRLRLRRCELSAGYGAGVQASDGAVVDAGEVRVIRGQHGFVFSDAGGTVEASEVRGVTDDGVIVRLGADPTLRGTTVAECGYRGIYIYQSGRPTIERCDVSGTGDAGIVVAHGSTPRIVETWVHQTAGSGIVIGPGCTAVVEQCRVEQTADPAVHVDPSAQATVTLSESGGLPQAGVAAATAQDAAEVERLLTELDSMIGLAGVKGEVRALIDEIQVNEWRRSAGLSVGAVSHHLIFTGAPGTGKTTVARIYGQLLKALGVLPNGRFREVSRRDLVGQYIGHTAEKTTSVFEDAMGGVLFIDEAYTLARAGGAAADFGQEAIDTLVKLMEDHRDQVAVIVAGYTKEMADFLDANSGLASRFAKTMEFENYGPDELVMIADRIARNDDYVFAAGLSAALHEHFSRLERDRNFGNAREARKLLEGMRKAQSGRLRAMGRMPSRDDLRTLMLDDLRAVVR
- the eccD gene encoding type VII secretion integral membrane protein EccD — protein: MTVAAPTRRMDLALPDNMLVAELLPHLLRHAEGALGEPAERNGGWVLRRATGAALEPNRNLAAQGVRDGELLHLNPAREDWPELAYDDVVEVIASGSRRAARSWGAAATRRCGLAVAAGALLVGLIGLVASGPPWVVPAVIALVVSLALSVTGILLSRAFSDASAGGVVAASGLPYAFFGGAWLLTEPGAGFLGVGAPGLLLGSAALMVLSVIGHAGVAGLSRLFVAGIAAALTGLLASMLTLAGVSADGAAAVALTTAIGLLPAYPVLAGWLGRLPFPELPNRAEEILKDKPMPRREDVFSAVVRAGEVLTGLLLSAALCSIVAMTFLAMSGPSTSAVLLMVAAVSALLLRARLLPTPQQRSPLLVAGLVGLAGLGIGPVLSGAVSGFVLLIGALLVAGVALPAALIYSRRPPSPYLGRAADILDVVAIMALIPLACAVIGLFDDIRGLFASFGG